Proteins from a genomic interval of Amycolatopsis sp. cg13:
- a CDS encoding LLM class flavin-dependent oxidoreductase, with translation MIDVPLSALELALVEAGQSATAALGPLSSVARRLDDLGYHRLWFAEHHGSPAIASASPQVLAAYAAAVTSRVRVGSGGVLAPNHAPFALAEQFGTLSALSGGRVDLGVGRGPGALDPEIIRALRRGAEPAGEADYHADVDELLRHLGSEKVLPGGVDVPEPWLLSSSPAGAEVAAERGLPIAFAHHIRPDNTAPSLERYREKFRPSKWRSEPYVLLCVETICADTDAEAEYLSGPMNVLKSHLLTGGGGDQPMLTPEQAAEYEFAPEMVPQLEHFRAAQAYGEPDQVQARLAELAKQTGADEIMVTVPVFDAKARIRCYELVAGA, from the coding sequence ATGATCGATGTGCCGCTTTCCGCACTTGAACTCGCGCTCGTCGAAGCCGGGCAGTCGGCCACGGCGGCGCTCGGGCCGCTGTCCTCGGTCGCTCGGCGGCTCGACGACCTCGGCTACCACCGCCTCTGGTTCGCCGAGCATCACGGTTCCCCGGCGATCGCCAGCGCGTCCCCGCAGGTGCTCGCGGCGTATGCGGCCGCGGTGACGTCGCGGGTGCGCGTCGGGTCCGGCGGGGTTCTCGCACCCAACCACGCGCCGTTCGCGCTGGCTGAGCAGTTCGGCACGCTTTCCGCCCTCAGCGGCGGCCGGGTCGATCTCGGCGTCGGGCGCGGGCCGGGCGCGCTCGATCCGGAGATCATCCGTGCGCTGCGCCGCGGAGCCGAACCGGCCGGAGAGGCCGACTACCACGCGGATGTCGACGAGTTGCTGAGGCATCTCGGCAGCGAGAAGGTGCTCCCGGGCGGAGTGGACGTGCCGGAGCCGTGGCTGCTCAGCTCCAGCCCGGCGGGCGCGGAGGTCGCGGCCGAGCGCGGGCTGCCGATCGCGTTCGCGCATCACATCCGGCCGGACAACACCGCGCCCTCGCTGGAGCGGTACCGGGAGAAGTTCCGGCCCTCGAAGTGGCGGTCCGAGCCGTACGTGCTGCTGTGCGTCGAGACGATCTGCGCGGACACCGACGCCGAGGCCGAATACCTGTCCGGGCCGATGAACGTCCTCAAATCCCACCTGCTCACCGGCGGCGGGGGAGACCAGCCGATGCTGACCCCGGAGCAGGCCGCCGAGTACGAGTTCGCGCCGGAGATGGTTCCGCAGCTCGAACACTTCCGCGCCGCGCAGGCGTACGGCGAACCGGACCAGGTCCAAGCGCGGCTGGCTGAGCTGGCTAAGCAGACCGGTGCGGACGAAATCATGGTCACAGTGCCGGTGTTCGACGCGAAGGCGCGCATCCGCTGTTACGAACTGGTGGCCGGAGCCTGA
- the whiA gene encoding DNA-binding protein WhiA has translation MAMTAAVKDELSRLEITKIGPRRAEVASLLRFAGGLHIVAGRVVVEAELDTGSVARRLRKEIHELYGHHSDVHVITASGGLRKGTRYVVRVVKDGEGLARQTGLIDQRGRPVRGLPAAVVSGGVADAEAAWRGAFLAHGSLTEPGRSSSLEVTCPGPEAALALVGAARRMGIQAKSREVRGADRVVVRDGDAIGALLTRLGAHTSVLQWEERRMRREVRATANRLANFDDANLRRSARAAVAAAARVERALEILGDTAPDHLLAAGRLRLSNRQASLEELGQLSDPQMTKDAVAGRIRRLLAMADKRAKELSIPDTESAVTPEMLEEEA, from the coding sequence ATGGCGATGACCGCCGCGGTGAAGGACGAACTGAGCCGGCTCGAGATCACGAAGATCGGGCCGCGCCGGGCGGAGGTCGCGTCGCTGCTTCGCTTCGCGGGCGGGCTGCACATCGTGGCCGGCCGGGTCGTGGTCGAGGCGGAGCTGGACACGGGTTCGGTCGCGCGGCGGCTGCGCAAGGAGATCCACGAGCTGTACGGGCATCATTCGGACGTGCACGTGATCACCGCGAGCGGTGGCCTGCGCAAGGGGACGCGGTATGTCGTGCGCGTGGTGAAGGACGGCGAGGGCTTGGCTCGGCAGACCGGCCTGATCGACCAGCGCGGGCGCCCCGTGCGCGGCCTGCCCGCCGCCGTGGTGTCCGGCGGGGTGGCCGACGCCGAAGCGGCTTGGCGCGGCGCCTTCCTGGCCCACGGCTCGCTGACCGAACCGGGCCGTTCGTCGTCCCTCGAGGTGACCTGCCCGGGCCCGGAAGCGGCCCTGGCGCTGGTCGGCGCCGCCCGCCGGATGGGCATCCAGGCGAAGTCCCGCGAGGTACGGGGAGCGGACCGGGTCGTGGTCCGCGACGGTGACGCCATCGGAGCCCTGCTGACCCGCCTGGGCGCGCACACGAGCGTGCTGCAGTGGGAAGAACGCCGGATGCGCCGGGAAGTCCGCGCGACCGCCAACCGCCTCGCGAACTTCGACGACGCGAACCTGCGCCGCTCGGCCCGCGCGGCAGTCGCGGCGGCCGCCCGGGTGGAGCGGGCTCTGGAAATCCTGGGCGACACCGCTCCGGACCACCTGCTCGCCGCCGGTCGCCTGCGCTTGTCGAACCGCCAGGCGTCGCTCGAGGAACTGGGCCAGTTGTCCGACCCGCAGATGACGAAAGACGCGGTAGCCGGCCGGATCCGGCGGCTGCTGGCGATGGCGGACAAGAGGGCGAAGGAACTGAGCATCCCGGACACCGAATCAGCGGTGACGCCGGAAATGCTGGAGGAAGAAGCCTGA
- the yvcK gene encoding uridine diphosphate-N-acetylglucosamine-binding protein YvcK: MRAVALGGGHGLHATLTALRRITCAVTAVVTVADDGGSSGRLRRELGLLPPGDLRQAFAAFAAEDGGRLWAEVFQHRFGGDGALAGHAVGNLLLAGLFEVLGDPVAALDEASRLMGISGRVLPMSPEPLEIEGEVSGLDSENPDAIRRIRGQVAVASTPGQVHRITLHPAGRQERPPRGCAEAIEAVLEADVVFLGPGSWFTSVLPHLLVPDLHDALVRTTATKVVVLNLVPQPGETGGFSPERHLDVLFEHAPALRVDAVVADRDSVPDPASLRRAAERLGARACLGAVADPVVEGRHDPGALAQCMREALGLGGEHCG; encoded by the coding sequence GTGCGCGCGGTGGCGCTGGGCGGAGGACACGGGCTGCACGCGACGCTGACCGCGCTCCGGCGGATCACCTGCGCCGTCACGGCGGTGGTGACGGTGGCCGACGACGGCGGGTCGTCCGGCAGGCTGCGGCGCGAACTGGGGCTGCTGCCGCCGGGCGACCTGCGCCAGGCGTTCGCCGCCTTCGCCGCGGAGGACGGCGGGCGGCTGTGGGCGGAGGTGTTCCAGCACCGCTTCGGCGGCGACGGCGCGCTCGCCGGGCACGCCGTCGGGAACCTGCTGCTCGCCGGGCTGTTCGAGGTGCTCGGCGACCCGGTGGCCGCGCTCGACGAGGCCAGCAGGCTGATGGGCATCTCCGGCCGCGTGCTGCCGATGTCGCCGGAGCCGCTGGAGATCGAAGGCGAGGTCAGCGGCCTGGACAGCGAGAACCCGGACGCGATCCGGCGGATCCGCGGCCAGGTCGCGGTCGCCAGCACCCCCGGCCAGGTGCACCGCATCACCTTGCACCCGGCGGGCCGCCAGGAACGCCCGCCGCGCGGCTGCGCGGAGGCGATCGAGGCGGTGCTGGAGGCGGACGTCGTGTTCCTCGGCCCCGGCTCGTGGTTCACCAGCGTGCTGCCGCATTTGCTCGTCCCGGATCTGCACGACGCGCTCGTGCGCACGACGGCCACGAAGGTCGTCGTGCTGAACTTGGTCCCCCAACCGGGGGAAACCGGCGGATTCTCCCCGGAGCGGCATCTGGACGTACTCTTCGAGCACGCGCCCGCGCTGCGGGTCGACGCCGTCGTCGCGGACCGTGATTCCGTCCCTGACCCGGCAAGCCTGCGCCGGGCGGCCGAACGCCTGGGAGCGAGGGCCTGCCTGGGGGCGGTGGCCGACCCGGTCGTGGAGGGACGGCATGATCCAGGTGCGCTCGCCCAGTGCATGCGAGAGGCACTAGGCCTCGGCGGGGAGCACTGTGGGTGA
- the rapZ gene encoding RNase adapter RapZ, with translation MEVAVVSGLSGAGRSTAAKCLEDLGWFVVDNLPPELIATMVELGAQARGAITKVAVVMDVRSRAFTDDLASVIKDLDARGYKPRVLFLEATDAVLVRRFESVRRGHPMQGDGRLADGITAERKLLSPLREEADLVLDTSALSVHDLRAKIEDAFGSEASTQTRVTVLSFGYKYGLPMDADLVMDVRFLPNPFWIPELREHTGLDGEVRNYVLSQEGAEEFLDRYHQLLRLIGAGYKREGKRYLTLAVGCTGGKHRSVAISEELAQRLSNEDGMAVKVVHRDLGRE, from the coding sequence ATGGAGGTCGCGGTCGTGTCCGGCCTCTCCGGCGCGGGCCGCTCCACGGCGGCCAAATGCCTGGAGGACCTCGGCTGGTTCGTGGTCGACAACCTGCCGCCGGAGCTGATCGCCACGATGGTCGAGCTCGGCGCGCAGGCGCGGGGGGCGATCACGAAGGTGGCGGTGGTGATGGACGTGCGTTCGCGCGCGTTCACCGACGACCTGGCCTCGGTGATCAAGGACCTGGACGCGCGCGGGTACAAGCCGCGCGTGCTGTTCCTGGAGGCCACCGACGCGGTGCTGGTGCGCCGCTTCGAATCGGTCCGCCGCGGCCATCCGATGCAGGGCGACGGCAGGCTCGCCGACGGCATCACCGCCGAGCGCAAGCTGCTTTCGCCGCTGCGCGAAGAGGCCGACCTGGTGCTCGACACGTCCGCGCTGTCGGTGCACGACCTGCGCGCGAAAATCGAGGACGCGTTCGGCTCCGAGGCCAGCACGCAGACCCGCGTCACCGTGCTGTCCTTCGGCTACAAGTACGGTTTGCCGATGGACGCCGACCTGGTGATGGACGTGCGGTTCCTGCCGAACCCGTTCTGGATCCCGGAGCTGCGCGAGCACACCGGCCTCGACGGCGAGGTGCGCAATTACGTCCTGTCGCAGGAAGGCGCCGAGGAGTTCCTCGACCGTTACCACCAGCTGCTGCGGCTCATCGGCGCCGGCTACAAGCGCGAGGGCAAGCGGTACCTGACGCTCGCGGTCGGCTGCACCGGCGGCAAACACCGCAGCGTCGCGATCTCCGAGGAACTCGCCCAGCGACTGTCCAATGAGGACGGCATGGCAGTAAAGGTGGTGCACCGGGATCTTGGCCGGGAGTGA
- the uvrC gene encoding excinuclease ABC subunit UvrC, with the protein MADPTTYRPQPGSIPDSPGVYKFRDDAKRVIYVGKAKSLRSRLNSYFADLSGLHPRTRQMVTTAASVEWTVVGTEVEALQLEYNWIKEFDPRFNVRYRDDKSYPVLAVTLNEEFPRLHVYRGARKKGVRYFGPYSHAWAIRETLDLLLRVFPARTCSTGVFRRHGQIGRPCLLGYIDKCSAPCVGRVSADEHRAIVEDFCDFLAGRTDAMVKRLEREMAAASEELEFERAARLRDDLGALRRAMEKQAVVFGDGTDADVVAFAHDELEAAVQVFHVRGGRVRGQRGWVIDKAEEMDVQALVDHFLTQFYGEESDRAGRDDVETGPVVPREVLVPELPADADAVEEWLSGLRGSRVRLRVAQRGDKKALAETVERNAKEAFTQHKLRRAGDLTARSAALQELQDYLALDTAPLRIECIDISHIQGSDVVASLVVFEDGLPRKSEYRKFALREAATEGDVASIAEVVRRRFYRYLKETAENAAETTETASEAVEEEEAGDEAIQPARAGIDPETGRPRKFAYPPNLLVVDGAGPQATAAADVLAELGITDIAVVGLAKRLEEVWLPGEPDPMILPRTSDALFLLQRLRDEAHRFAIRYHREKRAKRMQTSELDSVPGLGQARRTALIKHFGSVKKLKQARVEEIEAVPGFGRRTAEAVVAALAGETGAAPRAVPGGDQGS; encoded by the coding sequence GTGGCTGATCCGACCACCTACCGACCTCAGCCGGGGAGCATCCCGGACTCGCCTGGCGTCTACAAGTTCCGCGACGACGCCAAGCGGGTCATCTACGTCGGCAAAGCGAAGAGCCTGCGCAGCAGGCTGAACTCGTACTTCGCCGACCTGTCCGGCCTTCATCCGCGCACGCGGCAGATGGTCACCACCGCGGCGAGCGTCGAGTGGACCGTCGTCGGCACCGAGGTCGAGGCGCTCCAGCTGGAGTACAACTGGATCAAGGAGTTCGACCCTCGCTTCAACGTCCGCTACCGCGACGACAAGAGCTACCCGGTCCTCGCGGTCACGCTGAACGAGGAATTCCCCCGGCTGCACGTCTACCGCGGCGCGCGCAAGAAGGGCGTCCGCTACTTCGGGCCGTACTCGCACGCGTGGGCGATCCGCGAAACCCTCGACCTTCTCCTGCGCGTTTTCCCCGCCCGCACCTGTTCCACCGGCGTCTTCCGCCGCCACGGGCAGATCGGGCGGCCGTGCCTGCTCGGCTACATCGACAAGTGCTCGGCACCGTGCGTCGGCCGGGTGTCGGCGGACGAGCACCGGGCGATCGTCGAGGACTTCTGCGACTTCCTCGCCGGCCGCACGGACGCGATGGTGAAGCGGCTCGAACGGGAGATGGCCGCGGCGTCGGAGGAACTGGAGTTCGAACGCGCCGCGCGGCTGCGGGACGACCTCGGCGCGTTGCGTCGCGCGATGGAGAAGCAGGCCGTGGTGTTCGGCGACGGCACAGACGCCGATGTCGTCGCCTTCGCGCACGACGAACTCGAGGCCGCCGTGCAGGTGTTCCACGTGCGCGGCGGGCGCGTGCGCGGGCAGCGCGGCTGGGTGATCGACAAGGCCGAGGAGATGGACGTCCAAGCGCTGGTCGACCACTTCCTCACCCAGTTCTACGGCGAGGAATCCGACCGCGCGGGCCGCGACGACGTCGAGACCGGCCCGGTCGTCCCGCGCGAAGTGCTGGTGCCGGAGCTGCCCGCGGACGCCGACGCGGTCGAGGAGTGGCTGTCTGGTCTGCGCGGGTCGCGGGTGCGGCTGCGAGTCGCGCAGCGCGGCGACAAGAAGGCGCTCGCGGAAACGGTGGAGCGCAACGCGAAGGAAGCGTTCACCCAGCACAAACTGCGCCGCGCGGGCGATCTCACCGCGCGGTCCGCGGCGCTGCAGGAACTCCAGGACTACCTGGCGCTCGACACCGCGCCGCTGCGCATCGAATGCATCGACATCAGCCACATCCAGGGCAGCGACGTCGTGGCGTCGCTGGTGGTGTTCGAGGACGGGCTGCCGCGCAAGTCCGAGTACCGCAAGTTCGCGCTGCGCGAGGCGGCGACCGAGGGCGACGTCGCGTCCATCGCCGAGGTCGTGCGGCGGCGCTTCTACCGCTATCTCAAGGAAACCGCCGAAAACGCGGCTGAGACAACGGAAACCGCTTCGGAGGCCGTCGAGGAAGAGGAAGCGGGGGACGAGGCGATCCAGCCGGCGCGCGCCGGGATCGACCCGGAGACCGGCCGCCCGCGCAAATTCGCCTATCCGCCGAACCTGCTGGTCGTCGACGGCGCGGGCCCGCAGGCCACCGCGGCCGCGGACGTGCTGGCGGAACTGGGCATCACCGACATCGCCGTCGTCGGGCTCGCGAAGCGGCTCGAAGAGGTGTGGCTGCCGGGAGAACCGGATCCGATGATCCTCCCGCGCACGTCCGACGCGCTGTTCCTGCTGCAGCGGCTGCGCGACGAGGCGCACCGGTTCGCCATTCGCTACCACCGCGAAAAACGCGCCAAGCGCATGCAGACGTCCGAATTGGACAGTGTGCCCGGACTCGGGCAGGCTCGGCGCACCGCGCTGATCAAGCACTTCGGCTCGGTGAAGAAGCTCAAGCAGGCCCGGGTCGAGGAAATCGAAGCGGTGCCCGGTTTCGGCAGGCGCACCGCCGAGGCCGTGGTGGCGGCACTGGCCGGGGAGACCGGCGCCGCACCGCGAGCAGTACCGGGAGGGGACCAGGGGTCGTGA
- a CDS encoding exodeoxyribonuclease III produces MTVRVATWNVNSIVPRLPRVLDWLDRTAPDVLCLQELKNTTEAFPADEITARGYEVAAYGLGRWNGVAILSKIGLDDVVRGLPGEPGFDGQAEARAIGATCGGIRIWSVYVPNGREPENPHYAYKLEWFEKLSDLVGEELQHARPFAVMGDFNVAPTDQDVWDISVFAESTHVTEPERAALKKLRDAGLSDVFPRPLKYDHPFTYWDYRAGNFPNNKGMRIDLVYGNEVFAKAVTDSYVDREARKGKGPSDHAPIVVDLELDPER; encoded by the coding sequence ATGACCGTCCGCGTCGCCACCTGGAACGTCAATTCCATCGTTCCCCGGCTGCCTCGCGTGCTCGACTGGCTCGACCGCACCGCGCCGGACGTGCTCTGCCTGCAGGAACTCAAGAACACCACCGAAGCCTTCCCCGCCGACGAGATCACCGCGCGCGGGTACGAGGTCGCCGCCTACGGGCTCGGGCGGTGGAACGGCGTCGCGATCCTCTCGAAGATCGGGCTCGACGACGTGGTGCGCGGGCTGCCGGGCGAACCGGGCTTCGACGGGCAGGCCGAGGCGCGCGCGATCGGCGCGACGTGCGGTGGGATCCGCATCTGGTCGGTGTACGTGCCGAACGGGCGCGAGCCGGAAAACCCGCACTACGCCTACAAACTCGAGTGGTTCGAGAAGCTCAGCGATCTGGTCGGCGAAGAGCTGCAGCACGCGCGTCCGTTCGCGGTGATGGGCGACTTCAACGTTGCGCCAACGGATCAGGACGTCTGGGACATCTCGGTTTTCGCCGAGTCCACGCACGTCACCGAGCCCGAACGGGCAGCGCTGAAGAAGCTCCGCGACGCGGGACTGTCCGACGTTTTCCCGCGGCCGCTGAAGTACGACCACCCGTTCACGTACTGGGACTACCGCGCCGGGAACTTCCCCAACAACAAGGGAATGCGCATCGACCTCGTCTACGGGAACGAGGTTTTCGCCAAGGCGGTCACCGATTCCTACGTGGACCGCGAGGCCCGCAAGGGCAAGGGGCCGTCCGACCACGCGCCGATCGTCGTGGATCTGGAGCTGGATCCGGAGCGGTAA
- a CDS encoding PH domain-containing protein — protein sequence MTEEQTALVIRPRRALVMCSVLAVALLAAFVIVAVLLRSSHTGVVFEASDQIAMIGIGVALSAGTMLFGNARVRADATGIEVRNVLARRVFTWDQVLSISFPDGASWARLELPDDEYFSVMAVQAVDRERAVMAVRALRKLHRAATEG from the coding sequence ATGACCGAGGAGCAGACCGCCCTGGTGATCCGGCCGCGCCGGGCGCTCGTGATGTGCAGCGTCCTGGCGGTGGCGCTGCTCGCGGCGTTCGTGATCGTGGCGGTTTTGCTGCGCAGCTCGCACACCGGCGTCGTGTTCGAGGCGTCGGACCAGATCGCGATGATCGGCATCGGCGTCGCGCTCTCGGCGGGCACGATGCTGTTCGGCAACGCCCGCGTCCGCGCGGACGCCACCGGCATCGAGGTCCGCAACGTCCTCGCGCGGCGCGTGTTCACCTGGGATCAGGTGCTGTCGATCAGCTTCCCGGACGGCGCCTCGTGGGCTCGGCTGGAACTGCCGGACGACGAGTACTTCTCGGTGATGGCCGTGCAGGCGGTGGACCGGGAACGCGCGGTGATGGCGGTGCGGGCGCTGCGCAAGCTGCACCGGGCCGCCACCGAGGGCTGA
- the ribH gene encoding 6,7-dimethyl-8-ribityllumazine synthase: protein MSGEGRPEAALDLRDCKSLRLAVVATRWNAKITDVLLERALAAAKDAGLEEEPTVIRVAGAVELPVAAQALARNHDAVVALGVVIRGGTPHFEYVCDAVTAGLTRVALDESTPVGNGVLTCDTEQQALDRSGMPGSVEDKGYEAAVAALDTAHVLRGLDKPWTERGFV, encoded by the coding sequence ATGAGCGGCGAGGGGCGGCCGGAAGCCGCGCTCGACCTGCGCGACTGCAAGTCCCTGCGGCTGGCGGTCGTCGCGACGCGGTGGAACGCGAAGATCACCGACGTGCTGCTGGAGCGCGCGCTCGCCGCGGCGAAAGACGCCGGGCTGGAGGAAGAGCCCACGGTCATCCGCGTGGCGGGCGCGGTGGAGCTTCCGGTCGCGGCGCAGGCGCTGGCGCGCAACCACGACGCGGTCGTCGCGCTGGGCGTCGTGATCCGCGGTGGCACCCCGCACTTCGAGTACGTGTGCGACGCGGTCACCGCGGGCCTCACCCGGGTCGCGCTCGACGAGAGCACCCCGGTCGGCAACGGCGTGCTGACCTGCGACACCGAACAGCAGGCGCTGGACCGTTCCGGCATGCCCGGCTCTGTGGAAGACAAAGGCTACGAAGCGGCCGTGGCGGCGCTTGACACCGCGCATGTGCTGCGCGGCCTCGACAAGCCGTGGACCGAGCGGGGATTCGTGTGA
- a CDS encoding bifunctional 3,4-dihydroxy-2-butanone-4-phosphate synthase/GTP cyclohydrolase II — protein sequence MVDVDAIEAAIADIAAGRAVVVVDDEDRENEGDLIFAAEKATPELLAFMVRYTSGYVCVALTESEADRLDLPPMYHTNQDQRGTAYSVTVDAAEGITTGISGTDRAHTTRLLADPEATAKDFRRPGHVVPLRAKEGGVLRRPGHTEAAVDLARLAGLHPAGALCEIVSQKDEGDMARRDELEVFAADHDLKIISIADLIAYRRRTEKQVERVAEARIPLAAGEFRAVGYDSLLDGIEHVAFVYGEIGDGEDILVRVHSECLTGDVFGSLRCDCGPQLDAALQKVADEGRGVVLYIRGHEGRGIGLLHKLQAYQLQDAGADTVDANLALGVPADARDYGTGAQILCDLGVRSMRLLTNNPAKRVGLEGYGLRVTGRVALPISPNPENLRYLRTKRDRMGHDLSQLEHYDQVGASDQGTEEDTTR from the coding sequence GTGGTAGACGTCGACGCCATCGAGGCCGCGATCGCGGACATCGCGGCCGGACGCGCCGTGGTCGTTGTCGACGACGAGGACCGCGAGAACGAGGGCGACCTCATCTTCGCCGCCGAGAAGGCGACGCCGGAGCTGCTCGCGTTCATGGTGCGCTACACCTCGGGTTACGTGTGCGTCGCGCTGACCGAGTCCGAGGCGGACCGGCTCGACCTGCCGCCGATGTACCACACGAACCAGGACCAGCGCGGGACCGCGTACAGCGTCACGGTCGACGCGGCGGAGGGCATCACCACCGGCATCTCCGGCACCGACCGCGCGCACACCACCCGGCTGCTGGCCGACCCCGAGGCCACCGCGAAGGACTTCCGCCGCCCCGGGCACGTGGTGCCGCTGCGCGCCAAGGAAGGCGGCGTGCTGCGCCGTCCCGGGCACACCGAGGCCGCGGTGGACCTGGCCCGGCTGGCGGGCCTGCACCCGGCGGGCGCGCTCTGCGAGATCGTGTCGCAGAAGGACGAGGGCGACATGGCCCGGCGCGACGAGCTGGAAGTGTTCGCCGCCGACCACGACCTCAAAATCATTTCGATCGCGGACCTGATCGCCTACCGGCGGCGCACCGAGAAGCAGGTGGAGCGCGTCGCCGAGGCGCGGATCCCGCTGGCCGCGGGCGAGTTCCGCGCGGTCGGGTACGACAGCCTGCTCGACGGGATCGAGCACGTCGCGTTCGTCTACGGCGAGATCGGCGACGGCGAGGACATCCTGGTCCGCGTCCACTCCGAATGCCTCACCGGCGACGTCTTCGGTTCGCTGCGCTGCGACTGCGGCCCGCAGCTGGACGCCGCGCTGCAGAAGGTGGCCGACGAAGGCCGCGGGGTCGTGCTCTACATCCGCGGGCACGAAGGCCGTGGGATCGGCCTGCTGCACAAGCTTCAGGCGTACCAGTTGCAGGACGCGGGCGCGGACACCGTCGACGCGAACCTGGCGCTGGGCGTCCCCGCCGACGCGCGCGACTACGGCACCGGCGCGCAGATCCTGTGCGACCTCGGCGTCCGGTCGATGCGGCTGCTCACGAACAACCCGGCGAAGCGGGTCGGCCTCGAGGGCTACGGCCTGCGCGTCACCGGCCGGGTCGCGCTGCCGATCTCGCCGAACCCGGAAAACCTGCGGTACCTGCGCACGAAGCGCGACCGGATGGGGCACGACCTCAGCCAGCTCGAGCACTACGACCAGGTCGGCGCGTCCGACCAGGGCACCGAGGAGGACACCACGCGATGA
- a CDS encoding riboflavin synthase yields the protein MFTGIVEEVGEVTAVEQLTDAARLTVRGPLVTSDAGHGDSIAVSGVCLTVVTVSGGEFTVDVVNETLQRSSLAKVAVGDAVNLERATPAGGRLGGHIMQGHVDGTGVFVSRDERGVTTFSLPPALSRYVVEKGSIAVDGVSLTVASVSEDRFSVALIPTTLEVTTLGRREEGDHVNLEVDVVAKYVEKLTAPHVAANAHNV from the coding sequence GTGTTCACGGGAATTGTCGAAGAGGTCGGCGAGGTCACGGCGGTCGAGCAGCTCACCGACGCGGCTCGGCTCACCGTGCGCGGCCCGTTGGTCACCTCGGACGCGGGCCACGGCGATTCGATCGCGGTGAGCGGCGTCTGCCTGACCGTCGTCACGGTCTCCGGCGGCGAGTTCACCGTCGATGTGGTGAACGAAACACTCCAGCGTTCGAGCCTCGCGAAGGTGGCCGTCGGCGACGCGGTGAACCTCGAGCGCGCGACCCCGGCGGGCGGGCGGCTCGGCGGGCACATCATGCAGGGCCACGTGGACGGCACCGGCGTCTTCGTGTCCCGCGACGAGCGCGGCGTGACGACGTTCTCCCTGCCCCCGGCCTTGTCGCGGTACGTCGTGGAGAAGGGTTCGATCGCCGTCGACGGCGTTTCGCTCACCGTCGCGAGCGTCTCGGAGGACCGGTTTTCGGTCGCGTTGATCCCCACCACGCTCGAGGTGACGACGCTGGGCAGGCGGGAAGAAGGCGACCACGTGAACCTCGAAGTGGACGTCGTCGCGAAGTACGTGGAGAAGCTCACTGCGCCACACGTGGCGGCGAACGCGCACAATGTGTGA
- the rpe gene encoding ribulose-phosphate 3-epimerase, with amino-acid sequence MASPLIAPSILSADFAKLGEEIAAVARPGDTRADWVHVDVMDAHFVPNLTLGLPVVQSILKSTDVPIDCHLMIDDPDRWAIGYAEAGAYNVTVHVEAAADPVMLAKNLRAAGAKAGLSIKPGTPLEPHLETLKHYDTLLVMSVEPGFGGQSFIADVLEKVRTARRLVDTGHLKLIVEIDGGINSDTIEQAAEAGVDCFVAGSAVYGAEDPGRAVAALREQAARLRVS; translated from the coding sequence CTTCACCTCTCATCGCACCCAGCATCCTGTCCGCCGACTTCGCCAAGCTCGGCGAGGAGATCGCGGCCGTCGCGCGCCCCGGGGACACCCGGGCCGACTGGGTGCACGTGGACGTCATGGACGCGCACTTCGTGCCCAACCTGACCCTCGGCCTCCCGGTGGTCCAGTCGATCCTCAAGTCGACCGACGTCCCCATCGACTGCCACCTGATGATCGACGACCCGGACCGCTGGGCGATCGGCTACGCCGAGGCCGGCGCGTACAACGTCACGGTGCACGTGGAAGCGGCCGCGGACCCGGTCATGCTGGCGAAGAACCTGCGCGCCGCGGGCGCGAAGGCGGGGCTGTCGATCAAGCCGGGCACGCCGCTCGAACCGCATCTGGAAACCCTCAAGCACTACGACACGCTGCTCGTCATGTCGGTCGAACCGGGCTTCGGCGGGCAGTCGTTCATCGCTGACGTCCTGGAGAAGGTGCGCACCGCGCGCCGCCTGGTCGACACCGGGCACCTCAAGCTGATCGTCGAGATCGACGGCGGGATCAACTCCGACACCATCGAACAGGCCGCCGAAGCGGGCGTCGACTGCTTCGTCGCGGGCTCGGCCGTCTACGGCGCCGAGGACCCCGGCCGCGCCGTCGCCGCGCTGCGCGAGCAGGCCGCCCGCCTCCGCGTCAGCTGA